Proteins encoded by one window of Cylindrospermum stagnale PCC 7417:
- a CDS encoding HypC/HybG/HupF family hydrogenase formation chaperone: MCLGIPGQIIEITNPENKLAIVNISGVKRQINIACIVDEQHPPETCIGEWVLVHVGFAMNRINQQEAAETLKLLQEIADSQI, encoded by the coding sequence ATGTGCTTAGGAATTCCCGGACAAATTATTGAAATCACCAACCCCGAAAACAAACTAGCCATAGTCAACATTAGTGGAGTCAAACGCCAAATAAACATAGCCTGCATCGTTGACGAACAACATCCCCCCGAAACCTGTATAGGAGAATGGGTATTAGTTCACGTCGGCTTTGCCATGAATCGAATTAACCAACAAGAAGCCGCCGAAACATTAAAACTATTGCAAGAAATTGCAGACTCACAAATATGA